The Pocillopora verrucosa isolate sample1 chromosome 2, ASM3666991v2, whole genome shotgun sequence genome has a segment encoding these proteins:
- the LOC131799568 gene encoding flotillin-2-like: MGNCHMASEREAVVVSGGCCIPRTQQHKAVAGKRSCLWAWAGLSKVDRLTLDVLTFKKVYRNVKTARSDRASVSIIAEVQIMQDLQHFARASDYFLGKTTDEISDVVLHVFEAHLRDICEQLILRRIEEDANHLSVKVRKAAIPDVWDLGVLIHDFFITDVTREDF; encoded by the exons ATGGGAAACTGCCATATGGCAAGCGAAAGGGAAGCTGTTGTTGTCTCAG GTGGATGTTGCATTCCTCGAACTCAGCAGCACAAAGCGGTTGCGGGCAAACGGAGTTGTCTGTGGGCCTGGGCGGGGCTTAGTAAAGTTGATAG GTTAACCCTGGATGTACTTACGTTCAAAAAGGTTTACAGGAATGTCAAAACGGCACGAAGTGATCGAGCTTCTGTCTCAATCATTGCCGAAGTACAAATTATGCAGGATCTTCAACATTTCGCAAGAGCAAGTGATTATTTCCTCGGAAAAACCACAGATGAAATATCTGATGTTGTTCTTCATGTTTTCGAGGCACATCTTCGTGATATCTGTGAACAATTAATTCTGAGACGCATCGAAGAAG atgcaaatcattTGTCAGTAAAAGTGCGGAAGGCAGCCATTCCGGACGTATGGGATCTGGGAGTGTTAATTCATGACTTTTTCATCACGGACGTCACAAGGGAGGATTTCTAA